The genomic stretch cttgattgtccgttgatgattatccaatcatgttttaccttgattatcctttgacgatatccaatcatgttttaccttggttgtcatttgatgttgtccaatcatgttttaccttgatattcatttgatatagccacattcatgtaagcctcagatattctcttctcgaggttcaatcatgttttatcttgaaagcttctgttgactgtctctttctcctGTGAAATCCAAGTTTTATTCCTGGATGACATATACTTTTTCCCAATGGagtcctttcttatctccccagtggtgttatactcctctctattccataatcatacttgatgcatccattagcatcgcatcataccttaggttcaaaaattgtgtgttttatatttaagtctcttcaattacgtcgagctgaggattttaaccctcacatctccggatagaagaaacttaaataggggcatctgtcataccccaatttttgaccctaagatcatgcctcatttgcatatcaatcatcaatcaagagtttcattttaaagctctgctctcggtgttatgctcacttcatctgtaagagggatcatcaaacaccaatgtttttctacttgtatatgttttactaaccaaaataccaaaaatattgccttgtgcttttgtatgtttgtgttttgtaggtaccaagtcaaagtatccttcaaaaagggcatttttcaacattttcactgtgcaaatcgatttgcataaggtgtaaatcgatttacacaactgattttgcaccagattttgcttctgccatcagtgcaaatcgatttgcataatgtgtaaatcgatttgcataactgttttttccccagattttgcctttttcagctatgtaaatagatttgcataagatgcaaatcgattgcaccagtgcgaatttggaaaaatgaaggcaaatttcagcttttgaaagtgttgacatcatttgcaagcatgggaagcatgacttagttcttacatttgatttcctacatcattttatcatgagccctcatgtggttgcatcaagaccattggatttcatttttggctccaaatccttttcccaagcctaagtgctataaattgaggcattcccctcttcatttttcaagcttggatagccaagaaacttattgcaaattctctcctcacctcttccaaacccatcactcaaagctctttctcttccatgcaaattagtgagtcacatcttgaacctcactaatttagagctaaacctcaacataaacactagtttcttcatcaattgtgagagatcaaggcttgtggttgtgtgttcttgaagaagattcaaagtttgtgaaagatttggtaaaattctagatccaatccataattcaagatgtgatcctttgttgtttatgcttgatgcacctttggtgctacattgatgagatttgcttgcttaattgatacattttcgtgcacaaattgatccaagatcacaaggtgtttggttttatgtttaaacaaagtttcttctctttatttgctgttttttttgaaaactatgttgtgcaaatcgatttacatcttgtgcaaatcgatttacataactgaaaactgcgcagattttgaaaacagagttatgcaaatcgatttacactctgtgcaaatcgatttacactgggcagaatgctgatttttgtgtttttttgacttgttcttggttctaactcatcttctactccattcttttgatattttctttgaatcacaagttagaggcctaatttctctctaatttcaatggacttagggcgtcgataggatgagaatccaaatccgcaaaattaagtgattgaaattatagatgaaaggagctttaatgtggttccatcttttacttctttttattttggtcgatgaaagtcttaatgccttgagaattcttatggattcttggtgaagactagatcactcaccattttttcttttcgtgcggtattgctttcggaaaacgatctacatatcgttcttctcgcatgcattagcacataaagttttgaccggcctcgttgtagggtgatttctatataaatcacttggcgatctgcttaacatagcgcaatatttcgtgtcccgaataaaaaagatcaaatatggaagagaattgtatgcggttgatttaagacttgtggaggttcttatcgtgtagtcgctatgattttatcaagcttctgataaaccccattgaatttaaatccgagtacatcattcactcaccatcgatctcctactaactttgataacatacttgacaagtttcaagatggttatctttaacatttaacaactaactttaatttccgcacctttactataccgctctctatattaccgctctttatattaccgctatttatattaccgctctttatatttctcgctttatcgctttactttatcatttcatcatatttactttctgtcattttctctttgtccacttggaccatactttattttttcgctaaaacactaataaataatcaaaaatctaaaaaatacataaggctctctttggactatcagttactatccctagcaatttggagattcggacttatggacctagtacctttggactcattctattactatcatgtgattgttctgtctgtctggcattgttctgttgtatgtttatgtgtgcaggtatttccttgaaagcccttgatggttaattccaaggcattgagataaggattttacccaaaaacagccgttactctgcccaatttttgtcagaatcttaatgtgcttagtgaaaaatggtgctaagacaataagttcatctggatccccaagtgttaatatgttggtattgataaatccaaaggatgggaaaactacattgactcttaatgtcaagtgttggcttcttatttggttagaccgttcctttccttagcttttattttatgcattaggttagcctcttcatctcctcccattcttaaattttcaaaatcttctccctttttccaaaatattcttatgtttgcaaaccttttcaaaacctttttttcataaaaaatatctttcgcccttagtggcttttcttcaaaagtttagacaccgttaattgtcgaaacgagtggttataccccacgattttgaaattgattgataataacgagatcttttccgcgtgagagagctagtggcatactcgttgattttatccgagttggagcccttctttcatgtgcgatgcaaagaacttgtttgttctcatgctcaagatcaatggctgagtatttctctctaacgacaacaaagtgtttattcgttttaaaaacgtttttcccaaaagcggaactacattagctctgacttctccattgcaccgaggaggtatgtaggcccaaagcttaacgctttgccgagcttattttaaaaataaaacaaaccctttttaacacacacacagattttcaaaaaggttcccgtggagtaccacggatatgaggggtgctttaaaccttcccctcatataatcaacacccgaacctgagttctctttcttgttttaaaaacaaaactttgggtttttcgttcttttcccttttcctttgaaaaaataaagcgcggtggcgatttcaaacggaatattgattcgagtcaatctcatggcttcgatgtcagattttccccgctacaataaCATTGAAGAATAATCTAGTTATAGTTTGCCTAACATTTTTTTGGCAAGATGCCATTAATAACCACATGAAGAAGTTGTTGCATCAAGATATTAATAATCatgatattttaagttaattaatttgaGATAGTTTTTTTATACAAGCCTCTATAAATTTGATGAGTACCCCTACGAACTTTAATACCTTGCAAACACTcccattttttccttttttagacaaagtgtgATATGATGGAGAAAAATATGTACTATTACCTATTTCTTTCGGGGCTAACTGTTGTCGTATACTCATCTCCACCATATCTAAATGAGTATCCTTACCATCGTTTGTCTTGTCTTGATCAATGTTGAAAAGTGTTTTAATTACACTATCACACACATTTTCCACACATCACATTAATAGATTATCTTACAGAAAGGCTAAACCAATATGGTAGATCAAAGAACATTGATCtctttttccatatatttttcCCATCAACCTTTTTTGTTCTTTCTAGAGACAACATTAATGTGTTATTGTTGATAAATTTTCTCCTTAATTAAGGGCTTTGGGGCAATATCAAACTCTTGTTGTCCATTAAAGGCGATGTCATCGTGCAATGATGAAGGCGACTGATGTCAGTTGTACGGTTTTGAGAGAATGGGTATCACGATGTGACGGCGGCATGAGTTGTATGGCTTTAAGAGAATGACTATGGTAATCGTGAGAAGGGTATGGCAGTCCAAAAATGGTCTTTTTGGTCGTGTTACAGAATAAAGGTTTTCAAGGAAAAAAAGTATAGGCGTCAAAGGAGTTTTCATATCAGGTAGGAGAAAAAGAAAGTCGTAAATTATTTTCACATCATTTACATATTTAACTGATGTGATATCtcgttaaaaaaataaatattttcatttcATGTAATATGTGTCATGCTAAATGTTAGAGTCATCAAAATGAAAGATCAATTTTTTTTGGAAGTCTATTTTATTACAATAATTTAGTATTGAAAGAAGAGGAGACCATGGAAGAAAATGTATAGGAAATCCACTAAAACGATTTCATAAAATTGGTACCTAGAAGAAGTACATAAAAGAAAATGACATAAATACATATGAATGTCATCAACAAAAACTAGGTCAGCAATCCACTACCTAAATTAATCCACAAGTGCAAGAGTAATATCTCTTGTGATTTTTTTTCTTGCAAGTGccataaacttttcaaaaaacctATAACTTTTCAAgtcaaataataattataatatcatCTTATCACTTCACCATGCATAGTGAATATCATTGGATTAACAAAACTTTAATTTATTAAAGATGTTGACCAAGGACAATTCAATACCAACAACATGAAGAAAAAAACACACACATATAGTGCAACAATTGTAGCTAGTcacaatattaaaatttaaaagggtctcttcattttttcttaatatatatataagcttataataatattacatatatatatttaGTCAAACATATTATTACAAATATTCAAACAAAATCCTCCTTTGGATCCACCACATTCATGTTTCCTTTCCCAGTTGAATAGACAAAATCAAGATTGTAAAGCACAGGAGCCATAGTGAGAGAGCAAAGGAAAACCAAAACAGGACCAAAGATCCAAAGCAACATAGGAAGACCAGCATAGAAAAGCCTATTACCAACAGCATTCAAGATGAAACCTTTCTCCAAAATCTCAAAAATATATTCTGGTGTGACAAGTGACATAGGATCTTGTGGTGTGTTGATTAGAATGTTGACTTGATTTATGAACCTTATTGCAAGAGAGTGACAGAAGAATGAGAAGAGGAAAATTGTGAGGAGTGTGACATATTTTAGTGCTACCATGAATTCTCCATGTGCTCCATAAATTGCATCATTGAGTGGTTTCTTCACACTGTATGTGCTGCTTATAACTGCTGCTAGACCTGAACATAGTAGAATTGAGGTTGTGGCCATTAAGGTTGCTCCCATTATTGTGTTCCTTAGTGATTGAACAGCTAGGATGTTTTTCTTTTCATTGTCCTGTCAAAATCAACACATATCTTAATTACatatatttatcaattttttataaatattttaaaataaaataatatacgtatcatattttaatttatacaCAAGAATTTAAATTTGAGTTCGAGTTATTTGCTAGGAGGAGATTCTACGATTATATTGTTTGATCAGAATCAACCTATTTAAAAATTGtagattttaaattttgttttataatttaatgatttaaatactaaattttaATCTTTACAATTTGATTTCGATTAAACACTTATTGATTTCTCGATTGcgtgaatgaaaaagaaacctAAATACAATGAAGtcaaattagtttttttaaaatttaacttatttaaatataattttaattaaaataatttgatcTCGATCTAACAACTACCGATCTCTTGACTATGTGAATGTAGGAAATCTTTGAGTATATTGAAATCATATATCTTAAAGTTTAGGTTAGGAAAATACATGTGTAAAACcatttcataaatattatttttaatttaagatattattataaaataactagTTAATTTATATTTATCTACAATTATAAAAAGAGGGATTGAAAACTATGGCCAGGTATAGTGGATTAAGAAGATGTGTTGATATTCCATTGGTATAGATCACTATATTTAAATTTAAGAACTTTATGTAAACAGTTTGCAGCACAAAATCTAagaatttattctttaaattattattattacataagTTAGTGGATTTTCACACACACATTATCTTGGTCTAGCAACAACCCACTAGAATTATCAAATATTCACCTAACTATGTCATTTAGAAAGAACATTCGATTTTGCTTTCTTTTGTGTTTGGTTGTTAGAATAACATTTTATTCTTGTCCGAACAAGAATAAATTAACAAAACCTAAATGCTAAGAAATATAAATGGAATATTCACAATATATTTTGGGTATaaatactttttaattattcttattCTTCAAGAAAATTGCTCAATGTTAAATTTAATcactattaatattaaaaattaattttttaaataacaaataaaaatatattaaaaaaatgaaatcaatAAAATACAATAGAAAATAACTCGATACACAAGTGTCAAAAATTACACCTAAATACAAATAATCGACAAAAGAAACAacaaataaatacaaatcaaa from Vicia villosa cultivar HV-30 ecotype Madison, WI linkage group LG4, Vvil1.0, whole genome shotgun sequence encodes the following:
- the LOC131596192 gene encoding uncharacterized protein LOC131596192, with protein sequence MEWRKCYLDVILVPLGFLISIGYHLWLWHKVRTQPHTTIVGINASGRRNWVNAMLKDNEKKNILAVQSLRNTIMGATLMATTSILLCSGLAAVISSTYSVKKPLNDAIYGAHGEFMVALKYVTLLTIFLFSFFCHSLAIRFINQVNILINTPQDPMSLVTPEYIFEILEKGFILNAVGNRLFYAGLPMLLWIFGPVLVFLCSLTMAPVLYNLDFVYSTGKGNMNVVDPKEDFV